In the genome of Massilia sp. PAMC28688, one region contains:
- a CDS encoding pilus assembly protein PilM, translating into MVNLGSLFGQASPPLVGLDISTSGVRLVELVVIGKSELRLERYASEPLARGAVVDGNIENMELVSEAVRRVWKKSGTRVKLVALGMPPASVITKKIILPAGLTEDQLEVQVESEASQYIPFALDEVSLDFDVIGPAANSADDIEVMLAASRREKVEDRVAIAEAAGLTAVVMDIESYAARAALDRITAQMPNAGDGQIVALFQIGAQVTHISVMLNGETIYEREQPFGGNQLTQDIVRAYGLSFEDADAKKKSGDLPDSYQSELLMPFLESAALEITRAIQFFYTSTPYTRIDQLFLAGGCAMIPGLLDMVAGRTKISSAVVSPFKGMSLGPSVREQQLRTEAPAYIVACGLALRRFG; encoded by the coding sequence ATGGTAAATCTTGGTTCCTTGTTCGGTCAGGCCAGCCCACCCCTGGTGGGGCTCGATATCAGCACGTCGGGTGTGCGCCTGGTGGAGTTGGTGGTGATCGGCAAGAGTGAATTGCGTCTGGAACGCTATGCCTCCGAGCCGCTGGCGCGCGGCGCCGTGGTAGACGGCAACATCGAAAATATGGAACTGGTGTCCGAAGCGGTACGCCGGGTGTGGAAAAAGAGCGGCACCCGCGTCAAGCTGGTGGCCCTGGGCATGCCGCCGGCGTCCGTCATCACCAAGAAAATCATCCTGCCGGCCGGTCTGACGGAAGACCAGCTCGAAGTGCAGGTGGAATCGGAAGCGAGTCAATACATTCCCTTTGCCCTTGACGAGGTGAGCCTGGATTTCGATGTCATCGGGCCGGCTGCCAACTCGGCCGACGACATTGAAGTGATGCTGGCCGCCTCGCGCCGCGAAAAGGTGGAAGACCGGGTGGCCATTGCCGAAGCGGCCGGCCTGACGGCCGTCGTGATGGATATCGAATCCTACGCTGCCCGCGCCGCCCTCGACCGCATCACGGCGCAGATGCCCAATGCCGGCGACGGCCAGATCGTGGCCCTGTTCCAGATCGGTGCCCAGGTCACCCACATTTCCGTCATGCTCAACGGCGAAACCATCTACGAGCGCGAGCAGCCATTCGGGGGCAACCAGCTGACCCAGGATATCGTGCGCGCCTACGGCCTCTCGTTCGAAGATGCGGACGCCAAGAAAAAATCGGGCGATCTGCCCGATAGTTACCAGTCGGAATTGCTGATGCCGTTTCTCGAGAGCGCGGCGCTCGAAATCACGCGCGCCATCCAGTTCTTTTATACATCCACGCCCTACACCCGCATCGACCAGCTGTTCCTGGCCGGCGGCTGCGCCATGATCCCCGGCCTGCTCGACATGGTTGCCGGTCGCACCAAGATTTCCAGCGCCGTCGTTTCGCCCTTCAAGGGCATGTCGCTCGGGCCGTCGGTGCGTGAACAGCAGCTGCGCACCGAGGCGCCTGCTTATATTGTGGCCTGCGGGCTGGCCCTGCGGAGGTTTGGCTAA
- a CDS encoding type 4a pilus biogenesis protein PilO codes for MNIDLDIDIKALGQSLSGQFQNLSGRPPGQWPLAPRLLCGLGVVVAVVTAGYFLYWSDQIDEYDRAAQSEVKLKDDYRDKIKQAINLPALEEQRVQVNTYVERLQKQLPSKAEMAALLSDINQAGVGRGLTFELFKPGSVLVKDYYAELPIQIQVVGKYHDVGAFASDMANLPRIVTLNNMSLSTGKDGVLTLDAVAKTFRYLEDDEVQEQRKLASAAKKANKKK; via the coding sequence ATGAATATTGACCTCGATATTGACATCAAAGCGCTCGGCCAGTCGCTGAGCGGGCAATTCCAGAACCTGTCGGGGCGACCGCCCGGGCAGTGGCCCCTGGCCCCGCGCCTGCTGTGCGGCCTGGGCGTGGTGGTGGCGGTCGTGACGGCCGGCTACTTCCTGTACTGGAGCGACCAGATAGACGAATATGACAGAGCAGCCCAGTCCGAAGTCAAGCTCAAGGACGATTACCGCGACAAGATCAAGCAGGCCATCAACCTGCCGGCCCTGGAAGAGCAGCGCGTCCAGGTCAACACCTATGTCGAGCGGCTACAAAAGCAGCTCCCCAGCAAGGCTGAAATGGCGGCCCTCCTATCGGACATCAACCAGGCCGGCGTGGGACGCGGCTTGACGTTCGAACTGTTCAAGCCCGGCAGCGTGCTGGTCAAGGATTATTATGCCGAGTTGCCGATCCAGATCCAGGTGGTGGGCAAATACCATGATGTCGGCGCCTTTGCCAGCGATATGGCCAACCTGCCGCGCATCGTCACGCTCAACAACATGAGCTTGTCGACCGGCAAGGATGGCGTGCTGACGCTGGACGCCGTGGCCAAGACCTTCCGCTACCTGGAAGATGACGAGGTCCAGGAACAGCGCAAGCTGGCCTCCGCCGCCAAGAAAGCGAACAAGAAAAAATGA
- a CDS encoding PilN domain-containing protein gives MIRINLLPHREAKRKLKKTAFIAMMVAAALVGGVVVMIVGGYNASRISIQNERNAVLTAANAELDKKIAKIADLEQEIEALKARQQAVEDLQGDRNQPVYLLEELVRQTPQGVHMTSFKQEAQRVTLTGYAQSQERVAELLRNLSSGSAWLEAPQLIEVRSVNLPGSKTGKKVGEFTMAVGIKRPRDKDAKEDAGGAAGAKGKRKAGARDKAEQAN, from the coding sequence ATGATCAGGATTAACTTACTTCCCCACCGGGAAGCCAAGCGCAAGCTCAAGAAGACAGCCTTTATCGCCATGATGGTGGCCGCCGCCCTCGTCGGCGGGGTGGTGGTGATGATTGTGGGCGGCTACAACGCCAGCCGCATTTCGATCCAGAACGAGCGTAATGCCGTGCTCACGGCTGCCAATGCCGAACTGGACAAGAAGATTGCCAAGATTGCCGACCTGGAGCAGGAAATCGAAGCGCTCAAGGCCCGCCAGCAAGCCGTGGAAGACTTGCAGGGCGACCGCAACCAGCCTGTGTATCTGCTGGAAGAGCTGGTCCGCCAGACGCCCCAGGGCGTGCACATGACCTCCTTCAAGCAGGAAGCCCAGCGCGTGACCCTGACCGGCTATGCCCAGTCGCAGGAACGGGTGGCCGAATTGCTGCGCAACCTGTCAAGCGGCTCGGCCTGGCTGGAAGCGCCCCAGCTGATCGAAGTGCGTTCGGTCAATCTGCCCGGCTCCAAGACGGGCAAGAAGGTGGGCGAATTCACGATGGCGGTCGGCATCAAGCGCCCGCGCGACAAGGATGCCAAGGAGGATGCCGGTGGCGCCGCGGGTGCCAAGGGCAAGAGAAAAGCGGGCGCCAGGGACAAGGCCGAGCAGGCGAACTAG
- a CDS encoding pilus assembly protein PilP: MMNLRYGLPLALSAALLSGCSDSDVAEVKEWMKTTEASTEVSVEPISEPTTFIPFAYGVRDEIDPFDPNKLLAELARQAAATDNPLKPDTTRRKEFLETFPLDGMTMVGTMNKGGTAWGLIRIDRSVYQVKAGQRLGQNFGLVTGVADTAISVKETVQDAGGEWVERITKLELQESKETTK; encoded by the coding sequence ATGATGAACCTACGATATGGCTTGCCGCTGGCCTTGAGCGCGGCGCTGCTGTCGGGCTGCAGCGACAGCGATGTGGCCGAGGTGAAGGAATGGATGAAGACCACCGAGGCCAGTACCGAAGTGTCGGTCGAGCCGATCAGCGAGCCCACGACCTTCATTCCCTTCGCTTACGGCGTGCGCGATGAAATCGATCCTTTCGATCCGAACAAGTTGCTGGCCGAGCTGGCCCGCCAGGCGGCGGCCACGGATAACCCGCTCAAGCCCGACACCACGCGGCGCAAGGAATTTCTCGAAACGTTCCCGCTGGACGGCATGACCATGGTGGGAACCATGAACAAGGGCGGCACGGCCTGGGGCCTGATCCGGATTGACCGCTCGGTGTACCAGGTAAAGGCAGGACAAAGGCTGGGCCAGAATTTTGGCCTGGTCACGGGGGTGGCGGATACTGCCATCAGTGTCAAGGAAACAGTTCAGGACGCTGGCGGCGAGTGGGTCGAGCGCATCACGAAGCTGGAATTGCAGGAAAGTAAGGAGACCACGAAATGA
- a CDS encoding penicillin-binding protein 1A, protein MATTPSDASTPSKPGPRRPASFKRIALLFIGAVTGTMLVGLLIIVFALAMAYPNLPALDTLTDYRPKMPLRIFSADGALIGEFGEERRNLVRLKDIPDVMKKAILAIEDDRFYEHGGVDYKGAVRAFLHNASNSGARQGASTITQQVARNFFLSSEQSYKRKAYEILLSWKIEQNLTKDQILEVYMNQIYLGQRAYGFASAAQIYFGKSITDITVAEAAMLAGLPKAPSAYNPVVNPKRARTRQQYILQRMHTLGYITPAQYAAAKDEELRIKTDSSEFGVHAEYVAEMARQLVYEQFKEETYTRGLNVFTTITKADQDAAYLALRRGVMDYERRHPYRGPEAYIDIPKSKEEADEAIENQLAEHPDSDDIVAAVVLSASPTAITAVTASGEEIKITGSGLSFAQNWLSAKAPPNRRVKRGAVIRVSQDGGTAWSVTQMPEIESAFVAVDPSDGAIRALVGGFDFNRNKFNHVTQAWRQPGSAFKPFIYSASLERGLSPSTLINDAPISFDAGQTGGQAWEPKNYDAKYEGPMSMRRGLTKSKNMVSIRILHKIGAKYGQEYTTRFGFEPAKNPPYLTLALGAGATTPLQLAGAYAVFANGGYRVSPYLITKVTDASGKILSQANPDEAGVESNRVIDARNAYLVDSMLKDVVRYGTATKALSLKRTDIAGKTGTTNDSIDAWFAGYTSKLVGVAWIGYDQPKNLGNKETGGGLALPIWIGYMQKALKDVPVEERPVPDNMIQVGGEYYYAENPPGTGVQSLDVGGTRAPAEEKVNDAVKNDLF, encoded by the coding sequence ATGGCCACTACCCCTTCGGACGCATCGACCCCTTCCAAGCCGGGGCCGCGCCGCCCCGCCTCCTTCAAACGCATCGCGCTGTTGTTTATTGGCGCGGTGACGGGCACCATGCTGGTGGGCCTGCTGATCATTGTGTTCGCGCTGGCCATGGCTTACCCCAATCTCCCTGCGCTGGACACCCTGACGGATTACCGGCCCAAGATGCCGCTGCGCATTTTCTCTGCCGATGGCGCCCTGATCGGGGAGTTTGGCGAAGAGCGGCGCAACCTGGTGCGCCTGAAGGACATCCCGGACGTGATGAAGAAAGCCATCCTGGCCATCGAAGACGACCGCTTCTACGAACACGGCGGGGTCGACTACAAGGGCGCCGTACGCGCCTTTCTCCACAATGCGAGCAATAGCGGGGCACGCCAGGGCGCTTCCACCATCACCCAGCAGGTCGCGCGCAACTTCTTTCTGTCGTCCGAGCAGTCATACAAGCGCAAGGCTTATGAAATTTTGCTGTCCTGGAAAATCGAGCAAAACCTGACCAAGGACCAAATCCTCGAAGTCTATATGAACCAGATCTACCTGGGCCAGCGGGCCTACGGCTTTGCCTCGGCGGCCCAGATCTATTTCGGCAAGAGCATTACCGACATCACGGTGGCGGAAGCGGCCATGCTGGCCGGCCTGCCCAAGGCGCCGTCAGCCTACAACCCGGTGGTCAATCCCAAGCGCGCGCGCACGCGCCAGCAGTACATCCTCCAGCGCATGCATACGCTGGGCTACATCACGCCGGCCCAGTACGCCGCGGCCAAGGATGAAGAGCTGCGCATCAAGACCGACAGCAGCGAGTTTGGCGTGCACGCTGAGTACGTGGCCGAGATGGCGCGCCAGCTCGTGTACGAACAGTTCAAGGAAGAGACCTATACGCGCGGCCTCAATGTCTTTACCACCATCACCAAGGCAGACCAGGACGCGGCCTACCTGGCCTTGCGGCGCGGGGTGATGGACTACGAACGGCGCCACCCCTACCGCGGCCCGGAAGCGTACATCGACATTCCCAAGTCCAAGGAAGAAGCCGACGAAGCGATTGAAAACCAGCTGGCAGAACACCCCGACAGCGACGACATCGTGGCTGCCGTGGTCCTGAGCGCGTCCCCCACGGCCATTACCGCCGTGACGGCATCGGGCGAAGAGATCAAGATCACCGGCTCGGGCCTGAGCTTTGCCCAGAACTGGCTGTCGGCCAAGGCACCGCCGAACCGGCGCGTCAAGCGCGGCGCGGTCATCCGCGTCAGCCAGGATGGGGGTACTGCCTGGAGCGTGACGCAGATGCCGGAGATCGAATCGGCCTTCGTGGCGGTCGACCCCAGCGACGGCGCGATCCGCGCTCTGGTGGGCGGCTTTGACTTCAACCGCAACAAGTTCAACCACGTGACGCAGGCATGGCGCCAGCCAGGCTCGGCGTTCAAGCCCTTTATCTATTCTGCTTCGCTCGAGCGCGGCCTGTCGCCGTCGACGCTGATCAACGACGCGCCCATTTCGTTTGACGCCGGCCAGACCGGTGGTCAGGCATGGGAACCAAAGAACTATGACGCCAAGTACGAGGGGCCGATGAGCATGCGGCGCGGCCTGACCAAGTCCAAGAACATGGTCTCGATTCGCATCCTGCACAAGATCGGCGCCAAGTATGGCCAGGAATACACGACCCGCTTCGGCTTTGAGCCGGCCAAGAACCCGCCCTACCTGACATTGGCACTGGGCGCCGGTGCGACCACGCCGCTGCAGCTGGCCGGTGCCTACGCCGTGTTTGCCAACGGCGGCTACCGCGTCAGCCCTTACCTGATCACCAAGGTGACCGACGCCAGCGGCAAGATCCTGTCGCAGGCCAATCCGGATGAGGCCGGGGTAGAGAGCAACCGGGTGATTGATGCCCGCAACGCCTATCTGGTCGACAGCATGCTCAAGGACGTGGTGCGCTATGGCACTGCCACCAAGGCATTGTCGCTGAAGCGGACCGATATTGCTGGCAAGACCGGCACCACCAATGATTCCATCGATGCCTGGTTTGCCGGTTACACCAGCAAGCTGGTGGGCGTGGCGTGGATTGGCTATGACCAGCCAAAGAACCTGGGCAACAAGGAAACAGGCGGTGGCCTGGCCCTGCCGATCTGGATTGGCTATATGCAAAAGGCGCTCAAGGACGTGCCGGTCGAAGAGCGCCCCGTGCCTGACAATATGATTCAGGTTGGAGGCGAGTATTACTATGCCGAGAATCCGCCCGGTACTGGCGTGCAGAGCCTGGACGTGGGCGGGACCCGCGCGCCGGCCGAGGAAAAGGTCAATGACGCGGTGAAAAACGACTTGTTTTAA
- the pilQ gene encoding type IV pilus secretin PilQ codes for MSALKTYTTALMGKVLRAGAMLALALGSQAALAQDNTIESITASQQGNNVVVNIAMANPPTKLPVGFSIANPSRIALDFASTSNGTGKTSQELNLADVRALNVVQAGERTRLVLSLKRPLNYAMAIDGKSVVVTVDGSGGLAQAVNASGVPVAAAAPAAPGRQMLKNLDFRKGPNGEGRVVVDLPNNQVAVDMRQVGNAIVVDFMKTALPETLRRRLDTTDFGTPVAQITTVPQGDNVRMTIEARGLWEQSMYQSESQLIIDVKPIKEDPNALVQGTQGYRGEKVSFNFQNVEVRAALQAIGDISGLNIITSDSVSGNLTMNLKEVPWDQALAVVLQAKGLDMRKNGTVLWIAPKEELLTKEKLELEQKAQIADLEPLRSEIFQLNYQKVESFRTVFGLEGGGGASQNRVLSKRGSAIIDPRTNQMFITDIPSRLDDIRRLVAKTDIPSRQVLIEARLVEANDGFSRNLGAKLGFADLRGIRGGDAGYQVRGNNRLAIGGNLLGIGQVTRQADGADEDGYSNTTMIDLPANPIGGNSPGTLAASLFSAAANRFLNLELSALEADGKGKIISSPRVVTEDKNVAIIEQGVELPYQEASSSGATSISFKKANLRLEVTPQITPDGNVMLDVNVTKDSKGEETRAGFAINNQRVKTKVMVENGGTVVLGGIYQQTETSNVAKVPFLGDLPVLGNLFKTSSRNNSKQELLVFITPKIIAERISTR; via the coding sequence ATGAGCGCATTGAAAACATACACCACCGCCCTGATGGGGAAGGTACTTCGCGCCGGCGCCATGCTGGCGCTGGCCCTGGGAAGCCAGGCCGCCCTGGCGCAGGACAACACGATCGAGTCGATCACGGCCAGCCAGCAGGGCAATAACGTGGTGGTCAACATCGCCATGGCCAACCCGCCGACCAAGCTGCCGGTGGGCTTTTCGATTGCCAATCCGAGCCGCATCGCCCTGGACTTCGCCTCCACCAGCAATGGCACCGGCAAGACGTCGCAGGAATTGAATCTGGCCGATGTGCGCGCCCTGAACGTGGTCCAGGCCGGGGAACGGACGCGCCTGGTGTTGAGCCTCAAGCGCCCGCTCAACTACGCCATGGCCATTGATGGCAAGTCGGTGGTGGTGACGGTTGACGGCTCCGGCGGCCTGGCCCAGGCCGTCAATGCATCCGGGGTGCCGGTGGCCGCCGCGGCGCCTGCCGCCCCGGGCCGCCAGATGCTCAAGAATCTCGACTTCCGCAAGGGCCCCAACGGCGAAGGCCGGGTCGTGGTCGACCTGCCCAACAACCAGGTGGCGGTGGACATGCGCCAGGTGGGCAATGCGATCGTGGTGGACTTCATGAAGACGGCCTTGCCGGAAACGCTGCGCCGCCGCCTCGACACGACCGACTTCGGCACCCCGGTGGCCCAGATCACCACCGTGCCCCAGGGCGACAATGTGCGCATGACGATTGAAGCGCGCGGCCTGTGGGAACAGAGCATGTACCAGAGCGAGTCGCAGCTGATCATCGATGTCAAGCCGATCAAGGAAGACCCGAATGCCCTGGTGCAGGGCACCCAGGGCTACCGCGGCGAGAAAGTATCGTTCAACTTCCAGAACGTGGAAGTGCGCGCCGCCCTGCAAGCCATCGGCGATATTTCTGGCCTGAACATCATCACCAGCGATTCGGTCTCCGGCAACCTGACCATGAACCTGAAGGAAGTGCCATGGGACCAGGCGCTGGCCGTGGTGCTGCAGGCCAAGGGCCTGGACATGCGCAAGAATGGCACCGTGCTGTGGATTGCACCGAAGGAAGAACTGCTGACCAAGGAAAAGCTGGAACTGGAACAAAAGGCGCAGATCGCCGACCTGGAACCGCTGCGCTCGGAAATCTTCCAGCTGAACTATCAGAAAGTCGAGTCCTTCCGGACCGTGTTTGGCCTGGAAGGCGGCGGTGGCGCCAGCCAGAACCGCGTGCTGTCCAAGCGTGGCAGCGCCATCATCGATCCGCGCACCAACCAGATGTTCATTACCGACATTCCGTCGCGCCTCGATGACATCCGCCGCCTGGTGGCCAAGACCGACATTCCATCGCGCCAGGTCTTGATCGAAGCGCGCCTGGTGGAAGCGAACGATGGCTTTTCGCGCAATCTCGGCGCCAAGCTTGGCTTTGCCGACCTGCGCGGCATCCGCGGCGGCGACGCGGGATACCAGGTGCGTGGCAACAACCGCCTCGCCATTGGCGGCAATCTGCTTGGCATTGGCCAGGTGACCCGGCAGGCCGATGGCGCCGACGAGGACGGCTATTCCAATACCACCATGATCGATCTGCCGGCCAACCCGATCGGCGGCAACAGCCCCGGCACGCTGGCAGCGAGCCTGTTCTCGGCCGCGGCCAACCGCTTCCTGAACCTGGAACTGTCGGCACTGGAAGCGGACGGCAAGGGCAAGATCATTTCCAGCCCGCGCGTGGTGACGGAAGACAAGAATGTCGCCATCATCGAGCAGGGCGTGGAACTGCCGTACCAGGAAGCATCGAGCAGCGGCGCGACCTCGATCAGCTTCAAGAAGGCCAACCTGCGCCTGGAAGTGACGCCCCAGATCACGCCTGACGGCAACGTCATGCTGGACGTGAACGTGACCAAGGATTCCAAGGGTGAAGAGACGCGCGCCGGTTTTGCCATCAATAACCAGCGCGTGAAAACCAAGGTCATGGTTGAAAACGGCGGCACGGTCGTGTTGGGCGGCATTTACCAGCAGACCGAGACCAGCAATGTGGCGAAGGTGCCGTTCCTGGGCGACCTGCCGGTGCTGGGCAATCTGTTCAAGACCTCGTCGCGCAATAACAGCAAGCAGGAGTTGCTGGTATTTATTACGCCCAAGATCATCGCCGAGCGCATCTCGACGCGTTAA